Proteins encoded within one genomic window of Trichoderma asperellum chromosome 2, complete sequence:
- a CDS encoding uncharacterized protein (EggNog:ENOG41), translating into MTKHASGSHLDYPSAKKKRVSDNSTGQLIPIDMERTGTSVREKLLKGIAIGFERAQNQQQQQGQQQQAAHNSQSYYEVATLQDALDKEFHVNPRILQSINSPSQSPKMMFPEEEEEEYQESNPEERREIGIHHFCRRIDQRRNTSRRLQAVMRLSNNTAFVPTGVSQASAQRGPGEEIRLFLHSACRKYGYRKLELDLLGFLHIKVSHDFKGEPLGSVPMPATARTGLRVELDAKDGGLAIYESDVPDELGRVTTWLWLKICRPLASNEQSKRFPAPDMSTDQEAWNIVAIPKSQVEVLRDEWFQRHGSSEMTNGDSVMEDAAPGSVPQGGNFQPKKRSVAMRYSRDGVPSMACSDEKGDVHWAWFDFRPDLDDSKWEVIQDAMTANSCFIHAFSKPGVGWVTVLPERPDQPKRSSGGGDVRRSSRLKHEVHLEDR; encoded by the exons ATGACGAAGCATGCTTCAGGTTCTCATCTCGACTATCCGAGTGCCAAGAAGAAACGCGTGTCAGATAATTCAACCGGACAACTTATTCCAATAGATATGGAGAGGACAGGAACGTCGGTGCGAGAGAAACTTCTCAAAGGCATCGCTATTGGCTTTGAAAGGGCTCAgaatcagcagcagcagcaaggtcagcaacaacaagcaGCTCATAATAGCCAAAGCTATTATGAAGTAGCTACATTACAAGACGCTTTGGACAAAGAATTCCATGTAAACCCGCGCATTCTTCAGAGCATAAACTCTCCATCACAATCCCCCAAAATGATGTTtccagaggaagaagaggaagagtaTCAGGAGTCTAATCCTGAAGAACGAAGGGAGATTGGCATACACCACTTTTGTCGCAGAATCGACCAAAG GCGGAATACAAGTCGAAGACTGCAGGCAGTCATGAGGCTTTCAAACAACACCGCTTTCGTGCCCACTGGCGTGTCTCAAGCTTCAGCTCAACGTGGCCCGGGAGAAGAAATACGCCTCTTTCTACATTCAGCTTGCCGCAAATACGGCTACAGGAAACTTGAACTGGATCTGCTTGGATTCTTGCATATCAAGGTTTCCCACGATTTTAAGGGTGAGCCGCTTGGTTCTGTGCCCATGCCTGCTACTGCGAGGACTGGGCTCCGCGTGGAACTTGACGCAAAAGATGGGGGCCTGGCAATCTATGAGTCTGACGT ACCTGACGAACTCGGTCGTGTCACCACGTGGTTGTGGCTCAAGATTTGCAGGCCATTGGCAAGCAACGAGCAATCAAAACGCTTTCCCGCGCCAGATATGTCTACAGACCAAGAAGCCTGGAACATCGTTGCGATCCCCAAGTCTCAAGTGGAGGTGTTACGCGACGAATGGTTTCAACGTCATGGTTCCAGCGAAATGACAAATGGGGACTCCGTCATGGAAGATGCAGCGCCAGGTTCGGTCCCACAGGGGGGGAACTTTCAACCGAAGAAAAGATCAGTAGCCATGCGGTATAGTCGTGATGGAGTACCAAGTATGGCGTGTTCGGACGAGAAGGGTGACGTTCATTGGGCGTGGTTCGATTTCCGGCCGGATCTCGACGACTCCAAGTGGGAGGTGATACAAGATGCCATGACGGCCAACTCGTGTTTTATCCATGCATTTTCGAAGCCTGGGGTTGGGTGGGTTACTGTTCTCCCCGAACGGCCTGATCAGCCTAAACGAtctagtggtggtggcgatgTCAGGAGGTCTTCAAGACTCAAGCACGAAGTCCATCTGGAGGATCGATAG
- a CDS encoding uncharacterized protein (EggNog:ENOG41) — protein sequence MANRDICPTTLIEVKPGDETGIYHIIFCNLPFKATWQELKDWLSESCAIDFVEIFPVSCSGWVCIHGKEKFETVLAYMKTEYFKGRHLIFDDKNKSEPIRIRVRVAGPKPKYAEKYSCLMERSQERRASSRNEAIYAATTAEMTAFTDFMAVLLCIATLYKPPPALYYPPALTFPGNEWDNYHGMSPCAPCPISGDMIPTPPDSPEGGLHESAAAGGDEDDKDDQYYLGEIQGNARERRAQSVPPSFRWAGNETSE from the exons ATGGCAAACAGAGATATTTGTCCAACCACACTAATCGAGGTAAAGCCGGGAGACGAAACTGGCATTTATCACATTATCTTTTGCAAT TTGCCGTTCAAAGCAACATGGCAAGAGTTGAAAGACTGGCTTTCAGAATCCTGCGCTATTGACTTTGTTGAGATCTTTCCTGTAAGCTGTTCAGGATGGGTCTGTATCCAcggcaaagaaaaatttgAAACAGTGTTGG CGTATATGAAAACCGAGTACTTTAAAGGTCGACACCTCATCTTTgatgataaaaataaatccGAGCCTATTAGGATTAGAGTCAGAGTAGCCGGCCCAAAACCAAAATATGCCGAGAAATATTCTTGCTTGATGGAACGAAGCCAGGAACGAAGAGCATCTTCGAG GAATGAGGCGATCTATGCCGCAACCACTGCTGAAATGACGGCATTTACCGATTTCATGGCTGTTTTGCTTTGTATAGCAACTCTATACAAACCTCCGCCGGCGCTGTATTATCCACCGGCGCTCACATTTCCTGGCAACGAATGGGACAATTATCATGGCATGAGCCCCTGCGCTCCTTGTCCCATCTCCGGTGACATGATTCCGACGCCGCCCGATTCCCCAGAAGGTGGGCTGCATGAAagtgccgccgccggcggaGACGAGGATGACAAGGACGATCAGTACTACCTGGGCGAGATACAAGGTAATGCGAGGGAGAGGCGTGCGCAGTCCGTGCCGCCTTCTTTCAGGTGGGCAGGAAATGAGACGTCAGAGTAA
- a CDS encoding uncharacterized protein (EggNog:ENOG41), with protein MHSATALESSPHCRPSPDGRFIVTLRASGIIVRSTETLQVTNAVTLSFGSGSPFASSAAGTSSTNVPTLLWAPSSTKFLVSTADQLDVFSALRGSEFHATVRNYSSISGKPSFLQFGARDAEVLIWSASGLKLVVLDVCSSGVVEISSPKFHQAASASRGVSLRPGTGHLALLARSGGKDVVSLHRPADRQVLKSWCPETLDAQGLEWTPDGRWLLLWESAAQGHRLLLYTADGQHFRTITASNLLKGPDADLELGIKTCQLSPNAELCVIGDYSRDVAILHTQSWRAQLRLPHPASITPKDTLQVWQEQIGAELLQGRTTHTFVRATQILSPPGSATEHGAQESKSGCSMAAFDSSSTLLATRLDDSPCTLWIWDVVAAELRAVLIFHTTVAFQWHASSRELLLITSQDPAQQGVSFIWDPLSNGPTPLVPEIYLPEVRAAGKAQVAWINRETELPVLFVSDTQHYLLLSPSGASQGANPWQQAAVSHDNSEFQYGSPTSNHYAMDDEDEVMDDTFSFRNV; from the exons ATGCATTCAGCTACAGCTTTGGAGT CGTCGCCCCACTGCAGGCCGAGTCCAGATGGACGATTTATTGTGACTCTTAGAGCCTCTGGGATTATTGTCCGCTCAACTGAGACCCTGCAGGTCACTAATGCTGTGACACTCTCGTTTGGTTCCGGCTCTCCATTTGCCTCCTCAGCCGCAGGTACTAGCTCGACTAATGTACCTACGCTGCTGTGGGCTCCGTCGTCTACCAAGTTTCTCGTTTCTACAGCTGATCAGCTGGATGTGTTTTCTGCGCTTCGTGGCTCTGAGTTCCACGCAACAGTCCGCAATTACAGCTCTATTAGTGGAAAGCCTTCCTTCCTCCAGTTCGGGGCTCGAGACGCCGAAGTTTTGATTTGGTCGGCATCTGGCTTAAAGCTTGTAGTTCTTGATGTGTGCAGCTCAGGGGTGGTTGAGATCTCGAGTCCAAAGTTCCATCAAGCTGCGTCCGCGTCACGAGGGGTGTCTCTTCGCCCAGGAACCGGGCATCTGGCATTGCTGGCCCGCTCTGGTGGCAAAGATGTCGTGAGCCTTCATCGCCCGGCTGATCGGCAAGTGCTCAAATCATGGTGTCCGGAGACACTGGACGCCCAAGGCCTCGAATGGACCCCTGACGGCCGGTGGCTTCTTCTCTGGGAGTCAGCTGCTCAAGGCCATCGCTTGCTTCTCTACACGGCTGATGGCCAGCACTTCCGCACCATTACAGCATCTAATCTGCTCAAGGGTCCGGACGCTGACTTGGAACTGGGCATCAAAACCTGCCAACTGAGTCCCAATGCAGAACTGTGTGTCATTGGAGACTACAGTAGAGATGTTGCCATTCTTCATACGCAGTCATGGAGGGCACAACTGAGACTGCCTCATCCTGCCTCCATCACACCGAAAGATACTCTTCAG GTATGGCAAGAGCAAATCGGAGCTGAGCTTCTTCAAGGGAGGACCACCCACACCTTTGTTAGGGCCACTCAGATATTGTCACCCCCCGGATCTGCTACTGAACATGGCGCCCAAGAAAGTAAATCCGGCTGCTCTATGGCAGCCTTTGACTCATCTTCGACCCTCTTGGCAACAAGGCTGGACGACTCGCCGTGCACCCTGTGGATCTGGGATGTTGTTGCGGCTGAACTCAGAGCTGTCCTGATATTCCACACCACTGTTGCCTTTCAGTGGCATGCAAGCTCTCGCGAGCTCCTTCTAATTACTTCGCAAGATCCAGCGCAACAAGGAGTGTCGTTCATTTGGGATCCTTTATCCAATGGACCTACGCCTCTTGTTCCAGAAATTTACCTCCCTGAAGTAAGGGCGGCGGGAAAAGCACAGGTTGCGTGGATCAACCGCGAGACTGAACTGCCAGTGTTGTTCGTCTCTGATACCCAGCACTACCTTTTGTTGTCTCCGTCAGGTGCCAGCCAGGGCGCAAATCCTTGGCAGCAAGCCGCCGTAAGCCACGACAATAGTGAATTTCAATACGGTAGCCCAACATCAAATCACTACGCGatggatgacgaagatgaagttATGGATGATACTTTTTCCTTTAGAAATGTCTAA
- a CDS encoding uncharacterized protein (TransMembrane:1 (i111-133o)) — protein sequence MLLILPGADLYFVLLLSSRARPSNSLCLIRSQQLLYRARPTQTQFLRVLQYISPQSLLHLSHPASRLSSSSASFLVACRMNRFGDATLWCQSPPPPRKKKKRPRDGPRASLHHKGLGVLIFLLQLVGFLVPGWES from the coding sequence ATGCTTCTCATCCTGCCTGGAGCTGACTTATACTTTGTGCTGCTTCTATCATCTCGGGCACGGCCATCAAACTCTCTCTGTCTCATTCGCtcacagcagcttctctaTCGCGCACGACCGACTCAAACTCAGTTTTTACGAGTCCTGCAGTATATTTCCCCTCaatctcttctccatctttctcACCCCGCCTCtcgcctctcctcttcttctgcgtctTTTCTGGTCGCCTGTCGCATGAACCGTTTCGGAGATGCCACTCTCTGGTGCCAATCCCCCCCAcccccaagaaaaaaaaaaaaaaggcccagaGACGGCCCTCGCGCTAGTCTCCACCACAAAGGTCTCGGCGTGTTGATCTTTTTACTACAGCTTGTTGGTTTTTTGGTTCCTGGATGGGAATCTTGA